A stretch of DNA from Prochlorococcus marinus str. SB:
TCGGAACCTAATACTACTCCAGCAATTATTAAACCAGTTAGTCCTGCGATTATTGAGCCAGTAAATCTAGATGCGTTTAGTCTTGTTCTTATTGCTGTTTTTTCAGAAATTTCAGTAGAAAGAGCTGCGAAAGGAAGATTAATACTTGTGTAAGCAGTCATTACGATTATAGAAATTATGGCATAGTAAATAGTCTTGGTTAGTACTGAACCAGTGGGTGTCCACCATATCGCAGCCAAAGAGAAACCAAGGGGAACAGATGCTGCTACCATCCAAGGGATTCTAGGCCCCCATCTTGATTTAGTACGATCACTTAACCATCCAATTAACGGATCATTTACTGCATCCCATATCTTTATTAACATTAATAATGATCCTGCAATTATTACTGGTAAACCTGCAGAAATAAAGAATTTGAAAAGAAAAAAACCAAATTGTGTCGCGACTAAACCTGTGCCTGCATCTCCTAGCCCATAAGAGAACATTAATCTTGTTGTTGATCTATAAATATTTTTTTTCGAGTGTGAATTTTCCAATCTTTTTACTTTGTTTATTGTTTGATAATGTATTATTGCAATGGTAATTCTATTACTTAATGCGGGCGTGGTTTAGTGGTAAAACCTCAGCCTTCCAAGCTGAAGATGCGGGTTCGATTCCCGCCGCCCGCTTTTAGAATAAATTATTTTTTGCCCCAAATACTTCTTCTGAAATGATTAATAAAGAGCTTCTACTCTTTATTGAAACAGATTTTTCATTAATAGTTAAGGGTTCAAAAATCTCAGACATGCTAGTGTCAATAACTTTTAACCAATTATATTTACATTTCGGCAAGGGGAAATCGATACTTTTTGAATATGCATTTAAACCTATCCAAACCAGTGGACTAGTATTGCCTTTATTAATGCTAAAGGCAACTGTGTGAGACCAACTACTCCAATCGGGGCTATCTAACTTTGTCCCATGCCAATGATATGTTGGAATATTTTCATTGGTTTGATTATCAGGGAAGAATGATGGATTGAAAATGTTTATTAGTTTTTTTCGAATTTTTATAACGTATTTAAAATATTCTAATAATTCCAAATCTTTTTGACCATGTTCCCAATTCATCCAGCCCAATAAATTATTTTGGCACCAAGAATTGTTGTTCCCGCCTTGTGATCTTCCTATTTCATCACCCATAAGTATCATTGGAACACCTTTAGAGATAAGTAAACTAAGAACAAGATTTTTTTGTTGTCTTTTTCTTAAATCATTGATTAATAAGTTCGTAGTTGGTCCCTCAGTACCATGATTCCATGAATTGTTATGGTTATCTCCATCTCTATTTTGTTCTCTATTGGCAAAGTTATGTTTTCTATTGAAAGTTACTAAGTCTTTTAGAGTGAATCCATCATGTGAAGTAATAAAATTTATCGACTTTGGAAAAATATTATCTTCTTTATAAATAGATGGCGTCCCTTTTATTTTGTCGCTCATATTCCAAGCTGTATCTTTATCTCCCTTCCAAAATCTCCTCAAGTCATCTCTAAAATGACCATTCCAAGTGAAAGTATTCTTAGATGGGAAATCACCTAATTTATATAAACCGCCACAATCCCATGGCTCACTTATGAACTTGATATCGATAAGTTCTGGTTCACATTCTATATCTTCAAAAATTGGAGGATTATCAAGCGGTGAAAGATTTTCTCCTCTTGATAGGGCAATTCCTAAATCAAATCTAAAACCATCAACTCCTAATTCACTCGCCCAACATTTTAAAGATTCAATTATAAGTTTTCTAACTAATCCTCTGTTTGCTGCAATAGTATTACCACATCCTGAGACGTCCTGATAATTTTTATCTTTTCCAATAAAGTAATAAAGATTTTCATCTATACCTTTCCAAGATATTGCAGGCCCTTTTGAATCACCTTCGCAAGTGTGATTGTATACAACATCTAAGATGACTTCAATGTCTGCTTTATGACATTCCTCTACAAAACTTCTGAATTCCTCTCTATTCTTTTCGGGGGATTCATTCGAAAGATATTCAAAATGCGGAGTAAACCAATTAATTGGACTATATCCCCAAAAATTTTTTAGACCATTTGGGGCATCAGTAGGATCAAAACAAAAAATTGGAAGTAATTCAATTGTTGTAATACCCAGTTCTTTGAGATAAGGAATTTTTTTAAAAAATTTCTTAAAACAACTTTCATCTTTATCAGTTGATTCAGTGAAAGCTTTGATATGGAGTTCATAAATAATTGTTTCTTCCCAAGAATGTTTCGGTCTTGGATAATCTTTAAAATTAAATAATTTTCTATTGCAAACAACACTTTTAAGGCAAGAATTAGTATTTTCTTGATTTTTTAATGCATTTTCTCTTTTATAACTTCTCCATCCGGTAATACCCCTTGAACATGGATCAAGTAATACTTTTTTTTCATAGTTATTATTAATCCCATTATTTTTTTGTTTCACTCTAAAAGCATAAATACAACCTTCATCTAGATTTTTTATTTCCGCATGCCAATATGGGCCTGTATTATGAGTCTGATCTAATTTGAATGTGCTTTTGGGTGAAATAGAGTCCCCTTTCTCAAACAATAAGATTTCTACATATTCTGCATTTGTGGCTACTAAGGAAAAATTAATCCCTTGTGAAGTTAGAGAACTCCCTAAAGGAAATGGTTTACCTTTATTGAGATGAATCACTTTTTCTTTATCATTGATTAGTTAAATATTGAGATAATTTATTTAAATTACTGATATTTGAATAATATATGCAAAATTTAAAAAAAAACTCAAATTTAAGGCTTCACTAATCAACTTTATTAGATCTTGGAGAGTATTAATTTTCTAATTAATTACAATTGATGCATCCATCTGCTCAGTGAATAAAACGATTTATAGAGAAAGTTTAATTATGAGAAAACTAGATTTTTCTTGATTTCAAAATACAAATTGTGTCTTTTCCTGTGATGAGAAGGAAATATATCTGAAAATTAATAAAACATAATAAATAGCTCAAATTCTTAAATTCACCCCCCTTTGACATTTTCCCTATTTGCTAAATGTAGTTAAATTTTTAATGATAAATCTAGTGCCACCAATGCTTTTTGCTGTTTTCTAAATGGAAAGGCTATTTTTTATAAATGAAAAAGCGCGGTTATAAGAAATAAATAATGTTGCTAAAAATGTCCCTAAAATTTGTATAAAGCTTTGCGCCGCCGGCATTTTCGGTTGCCGTATTTGAATTTGCTCCATATGATGTGAAAGTTCGAGGTTTAAACTCGATTTAAATCTTTTTTTAACCCCTAGCTTTAATTTAAATTTCAATGAACAAAGCTGATTTAGTAAATCTTGTAGCAGCTCGTACAGAGCTCACAAAAACTGATGTTTCTTTAGTTGTTGATGCAGCTATTGAAACTATTGTTGATTCAGTAGTGGAAGGCAAAAAAGTCTCTTTACTAGGATTTGGTTCTTTTGAACCAAGAGATCGTTCTGCAAGACAGGGTTTAAACCCTAAGACAGGCGAAAAAATAGCAATACCCGCTAAAAGAGTTCCAACATTCTCTGCAGGTAAACTTTTTAAGGATAGAGTTCAAGGGTAATTTTTTTAATCTATTTCTTCCTTTAATAAAAGGGTGCTCTTATAGGGCATCTTTTTTTTTAATCGCAAAAAGATGTAATTTGCTCGATGCCCAATACTCTTAATGATGTATCCAAAATTTTGAAATCTTTAGAAGTAATGAAATGTTTAACTATTTTATTCCTTAAATTTTTGTTGTTATCTAATTTTGTTATGGCTGAAACAATACCAACAAATTCTAAAATTTTAAAACAAACTAGTGATTGTTTTAAAGATTCTCGAACCCAAATATGTAAAGAATTAGTTTCTGAAATAGAAAAACTTCAATTAGTAGTGTTTGACCAAAATAGATTCAAATGTCAGTCAAGTTTATTGGGGCTGCAAACGGAAATTATTGAAGCTTATTTTTTTAATAATTTCTCAAATGAGAGAATTTCATTAATGATTCCATATGTGATTAAAAATTGTTAATTATTAAAATAATTTATTTTTTTGGAATATTATAAATTTGTTATTTAATTTGTAATGGTAAAAGGTTTTTCTGATAATGAAGTTAAGAATAATACTCAAAATACTCAAATAAAAGAAAAAAAAGGCTTAGCAGGTTTTCTTAAAGGAAAGAAATTTACTTACACTTTGCCAGGCAAAAAACAAATTAATATTTTTGGATCAATAGTAATAGGCTTAAATATCATTTTAGTATTGCTAGTCATCCTTTATTTAAAGAATCAAGAATTCCATGACTTTGTGTTTAATGTTGGACGTTAGCTATATTTTTAGATCGAAAGATTTTATTAGATGATATATTTAAATTTTGGAATATCTCATGAAGGTAGTTAATTTAGTTTTTAAAGTATTTTTTTTGTTTATAACTGTTCTATTTTCGATATATTTTCTAACAGGTTATGACTCTGCTTTTGAGGCAGACCAAAATTGTCATTCGTATCTTTCAAGTTACGATAACCCATCTGGAAATTATGGTTGTGACCATGATACTGAGACTCATCAGTGGATACTTTACGAGTCCAATGAAAGTAAAGAACCAGCAAAAATTATTAAGAAATTTAGGTACAAGTTTTTATAAATCAATTTTCTTATAAAAAAACTTTGCAGATATAATAGAAATAACAGCCGTAATTGTGAAAGTAAGATATTGATATATGCTTCCTTCTAAGTAGATTTTATTTTTATATAGAGGAAAATCGACTAAAGATCCTATAGTACCCCAAATAATAACCCAAACAGATATGTATAAGAATACTTTTATTGGATTAGATTTTTTTGCTTCCATTTTTAATTAATACCAAAAATTGAAGAAGTGACAGGTCTGCCGCTAAAAACTAACTCGGTTAATATGAGCATTAAGAATCCGATCATTGCTGCTCTACCATTTACAAGTTCAGCACTGCTATTAAATCCAAAAACATTCTTTACTTCATCACCCTGATTGTCTACCCATTTTGAGTATTCATTATCAGTTGATGATGTATCAGCAGTAAAATCATCATTTTGATTTTCTATTGGAGAGCCGTTTTCTTGCATAGAGTCTTTATACTTTATTCTAGTAATTTTAAAACTAGTTTATTATTAAATTAAAGTTGAAATTATAAAAAAAATTAAGACAAAAATTATTATCCATAATAATTGTAATCTCAAGATTAATTGACAAATTAATTTAATTTTTTCTCCAGTGCAATTATCTCCATTCGCATTGATCTTTGGCTTTTTAATAATCTCATTTTTATATTTACTTTTTCCACCCAATGTTATTCCAGAAATATAAGCAAATATAGCTTCTGAAATCCCAGCATTAGGCGAATCATATTTTTTACCATCAAGATAGCTTTTTTTTATGATTGATCCATACTCATTAATTTTGGGACTAACTAAAGGTAATGTAATTAAAACTAATCTTGAAGGAACAAACGTGAAAATATCTTCGATTTTTGCACTGAAAAAACCTAAATATCTAAAATAATCATATCTGTAACCTATCATTGAATCTAAAGTACTTATGGCTTTATAAGAAAAACCAAGTGATAAAGGCCCTGGCAGAAAAATTGAAAATTTCATAAAAAAAATTCCAATAAAAATCCAAAATAATGGCCCAAATATTCCATCAACTGAATTCTCGGTAAGACTCTCCGTACTTGATCTCAAAAGATGTTCTAAAGTAGATGAACTTACATCCCTACTAACTATCCTTTGTACCTTCTCTTTGATTATTCTCTTATTTTGGTCATTAATTTCTTCGCATTCTATTAGCTCTGCAATCTCTTTCACACTTGAAATAAGTCCCTTAGTCGCAATGCAACTTGAAAGTCCAAAAAAAATTAGCAATCCACCCAAAAAATTATTTCTTGAATGCACATAACTGAGTTCTATCAATTTACCTAAACCAAAACTCATTCCTATGGTGGATATAGCTACTATTAAACCTCCCCAAAACAATATATTTTTATTTTCCCCAAAATTATTTATGAGGTAATCAGATATTTTTTTTATGTAAAAGCCAATTGCTTGAACAGGGTGGATTAAGAATCTTGGATCGCCGATTAATAAATCAAAACCAATCGATCCAAGGAATATTAAAAATAAATTTATTTCAGCCAACTGAACATCGAGCGCAAACCTTTACCTACTTTCTCAATTTCATGTTTTGAGTTCTCTTCTCTTAATTTTGTCATTAAGGGTTTGTTTTTATCGCATTCTTCCACAAAATTCTTAGCGAAAGTTCCATCTTGAATATCTTTTAGAATTTTCTGCATTTCTTTTTTTGTATCACTATTGATTAGTCTTTTACCACTTACATAATCTCCATATTCTGCAGTATTTGAAATGGAATCTCTCATTTGAGATAAGCCTCCCTTCACCATTAAATCAACAATAAGTTTAACTTCATGTAAGCATTCGAAGTAAGCAAGTTCAGGTTGATATCCTGCCTCTACAAGAGTTTCGAAGCCTGATTTGACAAGTTCTGATAATCCTCCGCATAAGACAGCTTGTTCGCCAAATAAATCAGTTTCTGTTTCTTCTTTGAAGTTTGTTTCAAGAATTCCTGCTCTCGTTCCGCCAATCCCTTTAGCGTAAGCCATAGCCAATGATCTTGCACTCCCAGAAGAATCTTGCTCTACTGCAAACAATGCTGGGACTCCTTGACCATTTTGATATTCCCAACGAACAGTGTGTCCAGGTCCTTTTGGGGCAATCATTACAACATCCACAAAACTAGGAGGTTTGATAAGTCCGAATCTTATATTGAAGCCATGAGCAAAACTTAATATCTTTCCTTCTTTTAAGTTTGGTTCTATTTCTTTAAGATAAACATCTTTCTGAAACTCATCTGGAAGGAGAATCATAATCCAGTCTGCTTTTTCGCAAGCTTCAGAAACGCTAAAGACTTGTAGACCATCGCTAATAGCTTTGCTTTCAGACTTACTCCCTTTATATAATCCAACAATTACATCCATACCGCTATCTTTAAGATTTAGGGCATGTGCATGACCTTGTGATCCATATCCAATAATCGCTATTGTTTTATTATTTAAAA
This window harbors:
- the ilvC gene encoding ketol-acid reductoisomerase, whose product is MTQLFYDTDADLSLLNNKTIAIIGYGSQGHAHALNLKDSGMDVIVGLYKGSKSESKAISDGLQVFSVSEACEKADWIMILLPDEFQKDVYLKEIEPNLKEGKILSFAHGFNIRFGLIKPPSFVDVVMIAPKGPGHTVRWEYQNGQGVPALFAVEQDSSGSARSLAMAYAKGIGGTRAGILETNFKEETETDLFGEQAVLCGGLSELVKSGFETLVEAGYQPELAYFECLHEVKLIVDLMVKGGLSQMRDSISNTAEYGDYVSGKRLINSDTKKEMQKILKDIQDGTFAKNFVEECDKNKPLMTKLREENSKHEIEKVGKGLRSMFSWLK
- a CDS encoding chlorophyll a/b-binding protein; this translates as MQENGSPIENQNDDFTADTSSTDNEYSKWVDNQGDEVKNVFGFNSSAELVNGRAAMIGFLMLILTELVFSGRPVTSSIFGIN
- the cbiB gene encoding adenosylcobinamide-phosphate synthase CbiB yields the protein MAEINLFLIFLGSIGFDLLIGDPRFLIHPVQAIGFYIKKISDYLINNFGENKNILFWGGLIVAISTIGMSFGLGKLIELSYVHSRNNFLGGLLIFFGLSSCIATKGLISSVKEIAELIECEEINDQNKRIIKEKVQRIVSRDVSSSTLEHLLRSSTESLTENSVDGIFGPLFWIFIGIFFMKFSIFLPGPLSLGFSYKAISTLDSMIGYRYDYFRYLGFFSAKIEDIFTFVPSRLVLITLPLVSPKINEYGSIIKKSYLDGKKYDSPNAGISEAIFAYISGITLGGKSKYKNEIIKKPKINANGDNCTGEKIKLICQLILRLQLLWIIIFVLIFFIISTLI
- a CDS encoding glycogen debranching protein, with translation MIHLNKGKPFPLGSSLTSQGINFSLVATNAEYVEILLFEKGDSISPKSTFKLDQTHNTGPYWHAEIKNLDEGCIYAFRVKQKNNGINNNYEKKVLLDPCSRGITGWRSYKRENALKNQENTNSCLKSVVCNRKLFNFKDYPRPKHSWEETIIYELHIKAFTESTDKDESCFKKFFKKIPYLKELGITTIELLPIFCFDPTDAPNGLKNFWGYSPINWFTPHFEYLSNESPEKNREEFRSFVEECHKADIEVILDVVYNHTCEGDSKGPAISWKGIDENLYYFIGKDKNYQDVSGCGNTIAANRGLVRKLIIESLKCWASELGVDGFRFDLGIALSRGENLSPLDNPPIFEDIECEPELIDIKFISEPWDCGGLYKLGDFPSKNTFTWNGHFRDDLRRFWKGDKDTAWNMSDKIKGTPSIYKEDNIFPKSINFITSHDGFTLKDLVTFNRKHNFANREQNRDGDNHNNSWNHGTEGPTTNLLINDLRKRQQKNLVLSLLISKGVPMILMGDEIGRSQGGNNNSWCQNNLLGWMNWEHGQKDLELLEYFKYVIKIRKKLINIFNPSFFPDNQTNENIPTYHWHGTKLDSPDWSSWSHTVAFSINKGNTSPLVWIGLNAYSKSIDFPLPKCKYNWLKVIDTSMSEIFEPLTINEKSVSIKSRSSLLIISEEVFGAKNNLF
- a CDS encoding HU family DNA-binding protein; amino-acid sequence: MNKADLVNLVAARTELTKTDVSLVVDAAIETIVDSVVEGKKVSLLGFGSFEPRDRSARQGLNPKTGEKIAIPAKRVPTFSAGKLFKDRVQG